A single region of the Xiphias gladius isolate SHS-SW01 ecotype Sanya breed wild chromosome 17, ASM1685928v1, whole genome shotgun sequence genome encodes:
- the nectin3b gene encoding nectin-3-like protein produces MLPPSRRSYLGRQGKVALFHLLCSITGVWCSQVVVPQRVNAVLGKNVTLECRVEVGTNLTLTQSSWERRLPSGSVTVAVYNPRFGISIPPEFGHRLYFRSPSSHDATIILENVGFADVGIYTCKVATFPLGNTQASTTVSVLVEPKVYVSAGSTALIDGGNETVVATCIAERARPPAEVSWESNLFGQSEVQLFDEVNGTTSTQVRYLWHPTRHIQGHTLTCVVRHPALQSDFRIPYQLNVQFAPDISVVGFDGDWYVGRENVQMTCKANANPPAHHFRWIRLDSEMPEGVEILNSTLLFLRPLQRNDSGVYRCEVANDINLRSRDVRILIQDPPTMPSTITAPVLTGSASSTLVDDKGHVLLSSPTLEALPESNLGSIVGGAVGGALFLLLLLSLVGVCYLRKQQTFHENYYTKQYLAPSDLQKAPTQHELQPTKTGSSSYQRDHDREEWGDRQLKQERDRRHHSNYNGEEYPSNGYTRAMRESSHHSHRKHTQYSSPQQARYPHSRKPQGNGSSYLSDDCYDSGPEGDYVSHTDGSVISRREWYV; encoded by the exons atgttacCGCCTTCTCGCCGAAGTTACCTCGGACGGCAGGGCAAGGTCGCGTTATTTCACCTTTTGTGCAGTATTACAG GTGTGTGGTGCAGTCAGGTGGTGGTACCTCAGAGGGTGAATGCTGTGCTGGGGAAGAATGTGACATTGGAGTGTAGGGTGGAGGTGGGCACAAACCTTACTCTTACTCAGAGTTCCTGGGAGCGCCGTCTACCCTCAGGCTCTGTCACAGTGGCTGTCTACAACCCACGGTTTGGCATCTCCATCCCTCCAGAGTTTGGCCACCGCTTGTATTTTCGCTCCCCCTCCTCTCATGATGCCACCATCATACTGGAAAATGTGGGCTTTGCTGACGTCGGGATCTATACCTGTAAGGTCGCTACATTTCCTCTGGGAAACACTCAAGCCTCCACTACTGTCAGTGTGCTTG TGGAGCCAAAGGTCTACGTGTCTGCAGGTTCAACTGCCTTGATCGATGGTGGCAATGAAACTGTGGTGGCCACCTGTATTGCTGAGCGGGCTCGGCCTCCTGCTGAGGTGTCCTGGGAGTCTAACCTTTTTGGCCAGTCAGAAGTGCAGCTATTCGACGAAGTCAACGGCACCACCAGCACACAAGTGCGCTACCTCTGGCACCCCACACGCCACATCCAAGGCCACACGCTCACCTGTGTGGTCCGCCACCCAGCTCTGCAGAGTGACTTCAGGATCCCCTACCAGCTCAATGTGCAGT tTGCTCCTGATATCTCAGTTGTGGGCTTTGATGGAGACTGGTATGTTGGTCgggaaaatgttcaaatgacgTGCAAAGCCAATGCGAACCCACCAGCTCATCACTTCAGATGGATCAg GTTGGACAGTGAAATGCCAGAAGGGGTGGAAATATTGAACAGCACTTTGCTCTTCCTGCGTCCCCTCCAGCGGAATGACTCTGGAGTTTACAGGTGTGAGGTTGCCAATGACATCAACCTCCGCAGTCGGGATGTGCGCATTCTCATACAAG ATCCTCCCACCATGCCTTCCACCATTACTGCTCCTGTCCTAACTGgctctgcctcctccacctTAGTGGATGATAAGGGCCATGTCCTCCTCAGCTCCCCCACACTTGAAGCCCTACCTGAGAGTAATCTTGGTTCCATAGTGGGTGGGGCTGTGGGCGGGGCCTTGTTCCTTCTACTGCTGCTGTCTCTGGTTGGTGTGTGTTACCTACGGAAACAGCAGACCTTCCATGAAAACTACTACACCAAGCAGTACCTGGCCCCCAGTGACCTTCAGAAAGCCCCCACGCAGCATGAGCTCCAGCCGACCAAAACTGGCAGCAGCTCCTACCAGCGGGACCACGACCGAGAAGAGTGGGGCGACCGCCAGCTGAAACAAGAGCGTGACCGCCGTCACCATAGCAACTATAATGGAGAGGAGTATCCCTCTAATGGCTACACTAGGGCAATGAGGGAGAGCAGTCACCACAGCCaccgtaaacacacacagtattctAGTCCACAGCAGGCCAGATATCCTCATTCACGGAAACCACAGGGAAACGGCTCCTCCTACCTGTCAGATGACTGCTATGATAGTGGGCCCGAGGGGGACTATGTCTCTCACACAGACGGCTCGGTCATCTCGCGCAGGGAGTGGTACGTTTGA